The Oncorhynchus masou masou isolate Uvic2021 chromosome 25, UVic_Omas_1.1, whole genome shotgun sequence DNA window cttacactgtgtataagaaattagttttggaattgttagtcagattacttgttggttattactgcattgtcggaactggaatcacaagcatttcgctacactcgcattaacatctgcttaccatgtgtatgtgacaaataaaatttgatttgatttgatagttgtCAGGATGGCCGAGCAGTCTAAGGCATCAGACTCAAGGTGGAAAGTATTCCTGGATATATGGGTATTCAGGTGTCTGATTGAAGGAGAGGCATCAAATCCCTCTGTTGACATAGCGTTTTTCTATAAAAGTTGCTTTTTGTCAACACTGAGAATTTCTCCAAATGGAGAAATGAAAAGACTTGAACAGTGATTAATAGTTTTATAGATGTCATAATTTGAGAATTGAAAAACATGAATCTGGAATAATCGTTTGATACAGGCCATCATATGCCTGGTTTTGAATTCAATAAGTTACTCAAATtcctttaaaaaatgtgttttactATATATTTCATTAGCATTTAACattttttgtttccttttctttGTATCTTTTAGTTCTGCATGTTTCCATCAGACATATCAGACTTTATGAAAAATTATATGAATTTTGAGGATTCGTAGTTGTCAGGATGGCAGTGTGGTTTAAGGCGCCAGGCTCAAGGTGCAAAGCCTTACTGGTTTTAGGGGTATTCTTGTCTCCCAATGGAGGCAAGGGTTCAAATCCTTATTCTGACAGGACTTTTGCCTAAAAAAGTATATTTTTGTCAACACGGAGAATTTCTGAAAATGGTGAAAGCAAAACACATGAACAGTGATTAATAGTTTGATAGATGTCATAATTTTAGAATTGAAAAAACATGAAAATTGAATAATTGTTTGATACAGGTCGTCATATGCCTCGCTTCGAATTCACTAAATTATGCAAAAtccttaaaaaatatatttttactatATCTTTCATTAccttttaacatttttttgttttCCGTTCTTTGTAACACTTTTCAATCCTGACAACTATAAAGATTTAAAATGATTCTGTTTTTCACTATTCTGTCACATAAAGTTTGATCTATAGGTAGGATTCATGCGGGACTTAAGCTACACAGAATTGAAAACAAAAAGATGAAATGAGATTTGAAGCCATGCCTCCAATCGGTGACCAGAATACCCATATACAGGTTCATCTAGAAAGGCTTCTCACCTTGactaccactcagccatcctgaCAACTTTAAGCACTTAATATGCTGATATGTTTTTCGCTATTCGTTATCATGAAGTCTGAACTGTTGGTATGATATATGCATAACTTAAACTACTAATAATGAAAAGTGACACCATTCTAAAATGTAATAAAACAAAGAGTAAAAACTGTTTTTTAAGTACATTTATTAAGTGAGCACATTCAAAGCTATAGGTCATTGATGACCTGTGTCAAACAATTATTCCCGTTTCATGTGTTTTGTTTTCACCATTTGGGGCAGTCCTCTATGTAGATTGTTTAAGTCTGAGTTCCTTAGGAAAATTCACTGTCAGAAGTGGGATTCTAACCCACACCTCCATTCGGAAACCAGAATTAATACCCATATCTCCAAGAAGGATTAACTCCtcttatatatacatatatagctTACCTACAGTGCAGACAttagatttatatatatataagttaaaaatgtatatatttcaaATGTATTAGTCGTATGTAAGTGATACACGTGATATACACCATCCAATGAAATACATAATTGCAGGCTCCTTCTCGACAATGAACCAACAgtaagaaataataaaagataagaatacaAATATAAAGTAAATGGCCCAGAAGAATAACTAGGCCCACACTGTgtcgcaacccccccccccccacacacacacacacacacacacatacttacacgcAAACAACTATGTTTCAGCAAACACCCTATCTGTGTGCAGAGAAAACATGAGTTCCCAGAATGAACCTCAAACAGTGTCAGAGAAAGCAGGGTCAGTCCATCCTGCTGAACCTCTGACCGATTCTGTTTTAGGAAGCCGTTGATAGGCCTATTATGTTGAAACCACACAATAATATAAATTATACCTAGCTACCTACTGTAACGGGCCTTCCCTCCACTGACTTTTGCTTACATAGCGTGTTATTTCTGTTTCTGCTGCAATAATGTTACTGATGTGCTGTACTGAaatattatattttaaaaatgatATAAATCTCAGATATGCAGAGAGCATCCAGGAGGTTCTGTGGGCATAGCCTAATCATGGAAAGTGAGGAACTCTAAACCTTTGTGCGTTTAAGCAGCAAACTACATCTAAGAGGTATTGACAGCTGGAGGCTTGGAGCAGGGGGCGGGGCAGTGCTCATGCAGAGGGCAATTTAAAAAGCACACAGACTCAATCATATCAGTGAACTGTAGATTACACAGGCAGACCAGTGAGCATGAATTTTAAACATGGATCAGTCATTTGTAAACGTCAATGGACAGGGGATAAGACAATGACGTTGACGGGTTACAGATACTTGGACAAAATCAACTGAACTCCGAAACAACAGTTTTAAAGGCGTTCTAACTTCTGTTGTGAATATGTTGATTCAGCTCACATTCAGGATGAAGATTTCAATCATGTTTGATACGCTTCATTTTTGTAGATACCATGCCTAATGCATCTACTGTATTTCTTATTGGGAAATATTAACGACAGCCTATAATGTAACTAAATATTTGTTTAAAATGAGTAACAACACTGTGACCGGGAGGATCATGATCCCGACTATACCGTCCATCATGTTTATTTTCGGTGTGGTGGGAAATGTCATTGCCATCGTGGTACTCTGCAAATCCAGGAAAGAACAGAAGGAGACCACGTTCTACACGCTGGTATGCGGTCTGGCGGTTACAGACCTTTTGGGGACACTCCTAGCCAGTCCCGTCACCATCGCAACCTATGTGAAAGGCTCGTGGCCAGGCGGGGAACCACTGTGCCAGTATTTTGGATTCATCATGCTTTTCTTCTCTCTAGCGGGGCTCAGCATTATATGCGCTATGTCCGTGGAGAGATACTTGGCGATAAACCACGCGTATTTCTACAACGACTATGTGGATCAGAGACTGGCGGGCATGACGCTTCTGGCTATTTACATTTCCAACGTGCTTTTCTGCGCTCTACCTAGCATGGGTCTGGGACAAGTCAAAAAGCAGTACCCACAAACCTGGTGCTTCATAGAGTGGCGGAGCAACGTGAGGACCGATGCCGCCTTTTCATATATGTACGCAGGGTTCAGTTCGATTCTAATTCTAGCCACAGTTATCTGTAACGTTCTGGTATGCGGTGCTCTGATTCGAATGCACCGGCGGTTTGTCCGGAAGATGTCATTGTGGACAGACCCCGGACGAAACACAGACCCGAGAAGGAGACGCAGCTTCGGGCATCTGGCCGGCGCAGAGATCCAGATGGTGATTGTACTCATTTGTACCTCAGCGGTGGTGCTTATATGCTCCATTCCACTTGTTGTAAGTTTCTCTTCTCACTTTGTgaaccattttatttattttcctatTCGCAGAAAGGCATTTTAAAACTTTGTGCGCACGATTTAAATGTACGCACGAGTTGATATTTTACGCACATTGTGAATGTAAATTGTTTTCTCCTAGTTTATGTACATAGTAGTGTAATACGTGTTCTGGGTGTACAAAACAATAGGAACACctgatctttccatgacatagactgggcCAGTAtctctgtggaatgctttcgacaccttgtagagttaaTGCCtggacgaattgaggctgttctgatgacAAAcggtgtgcaactcaatattaggaaggggtTCCTAATGTTCGTACACTctgtgtacactgagtgtacaaaacattaagcacacattcctaatattgaattgcacTCGCCACTTTTGTCCttggaacagcctcaattcgtccaGGCAttaactctacaaggtgtcgaaagcattccacagggatgctggcccatgttgacttcaatgcttcccacagttgtgtcaagttgtctgaatgtcctttggtttgtggaccattcttgattacacacgggaaactgttgagcatgaaaaaacaagcagcattgcagttctttacacagcccagtgcacctggcacctactaccatacccgttcaaaggcatttaaatattgtgtcttgccccttcaccctctgaatgacacacatacacaatcataAAAATCCTTGAAGTCAAcatctcctcttcatctacaaattgtataactgccttaatttagcTGAGCCCCAAGAAGGCAGCAGCTAccggggatccataatacatacaaatacaaatctacactgattgaagtgacatcaataaggcatCATGAAtcctttcacctggattcatctggtcagtctgtcatggaaagatctggtgttcctaatgttttgtacactcattttATTCTGCTTTGTGTACTAGCACTGATACATTCtttgttgagggaaaatgtacttgatatgtgatgtgttgttgtctcacctagctatctgacgatgaatgcactaattgtaagtcgctttggTTGTCTTCTAAATGACTAAAAAGTAAAATATCACACACggtcgcacacacacatgcacgccaCACAAATAAGCATCATTAgttatgtgtggtgtgtgtgttagttctgTATGTTTTTACTGAGTGCCACACCTGGTGTTCCCCTTGGGCAGAATTCAATCAGATTAAATTAAATTTCTCTTGCAGATGTAGGTGTCAAAAAGCTGTATAAAAACATAAGCATCAATGTCAATTAAATTCAGCAGGGCAAAACAAAATCCCATTTATTCCCTCTCCTTTGCAGGTGCAAGTGTTTCTTAACCAGATTTATAAGACTCCggtggagctgagactggagaaGAACCCAGATCTACGGGCGATCCGTTTCGCCTCATTCAACCCCATCCTGGACCCCTGGATCTACATCCTCCTCCGCAAGGCCGTGCTCCTCAAGCTCATTGAGCAGATCAAGTGTCTGTTCTGTAAGATAGGAGcacagagacagcagagacagggaGCACAGAACTGCCACTGCATTGATGAACACCAGCTCCACTCCATCATCTCTTCACAAGAGTTCCCGTCTTTGGTGTCCCGTGAGCTGAAGGAGGTGTCCAGCACCTCTCAGGTCATCCTCTACCTTCCTGATGGAAGCTGTCATCACACAGGAGAGCAGGTTGGGCTACGCAATTCCTCTGTCCAAGACCCCCAAAGTTCTTATTTGTCAGAACAGATAAGTAcaaaggatgggaggagagaggtgacaaACCTAACCAGGGACCCCTCTGGTGTGGGAGGACAGACCACTCAGTCATGTGTGAAAGAACAGGCTCTTCATGTGTTGCTAAGTAATGAGACGGTACAGGAGAAATGCATATAGATCTTGTGTATTTGGAATCCCATGAACGGTTACTTCAACAGCTTCCCTAAGACTCATATTATTGTGACGTTTCTGTGAGTCAGAGGGATGTCCACACATACATTGACGACACTGCCTTCAAACTGCCCAAGATGGCTTTTCAGGCAGCTTCTGCTCTCCTAAGGGACTTATTCGGTTAGCGGAAGTGTTCGTGCCAACAGAAATAGATTGGCTCCCAGGATGACTCATTTGACATCCTCTAAAGACGAGGAATGGCACATTTAAACAATGTTGAAAAGCTTTTGGTAAGCCAGACAGGAGGAAGGACAAACAAGAGAAAGAcaactgtgagagagagaggggatgtctGTTCCACTTTGATGTCAAGCTACCTCGACCAGAAACAtcgatgtttgtttgtttttcctgTCTTCTCGCACAGGTCAGAGAGCAAGGCAGTAAGAGCAGAGCAGCTTCTCCATGGCCTAAAGGGGCATTGGCTGTACACTGTAGCTAAACAGTTTAACACTAGCTTCTTTCAATCATTGTACAAACTATGAGTTAGTATTTAGAGTATTTAAGCTACAATGATTGAGATGTACAGAATAGTTATTATGATTCATTGAAAGGAATGTAGTATAGGTCCTGTCATTACGTGCCAAACTGCCATGATAACACCAAGGAAAAGTCAGTTCTCACAAAACGAATGTCTGTAGAAGGTTTGCTGTTCAGAGATGCACTTCACTTGACTGTTTTGCATCACATAATAGCTTTAGAGAGTTAATGTATAGTGCAGTATTGTGTGTAGTAACATCATCCATGTGTTGTCCTTCAGGTGAGTGAAATGAGTTGTGCCAACATGCAGGGTAGTTTGCCAAACTCTGTATATGTATTTCTATTACTCTGGTACCAGTTTCTGAACGTTTGTCAGATTATCAGTAATTCACCTAAGTATTGTCATTGTCATTATTTAGTGACTTACGCaatcagcctggtctcatatGCTAGTATACATAAACCAGGGACACCAGATTAGTATGacatgttatgtttggtatgattacataagacaga harbors:
- the LOC135513836 gene encoding prostaglandin E2 receptor EP4 subtype-like, which translates into the protein MSNNTVTGRIMIPTIPSIMFIFGVVGNVIAIVVLCKSRKEQKETTFYTLVCGLAVTDLLGTLLASPVTIATYVKGSWPGGEPLCQYFGFIMLFFSLAGLSIICAMSVERYLAINHAYFYNDYVDQRLAGMTLLAIYISNVLFCALPSMGLGQVKKQYPQTWCFIEWRSNVRTDAAFSYMYAGFSSILILATVICNVLVCGALIRMHRRFVRKMSLWTDPGRNTDPRRRRSFGHLAGAEIQMVIVLICTSAVVLICSIPLVVQVFLNQIYKTPVELRLEKNPDLRAIRFASFNPILDPWIYILLRKAVLLKLIEQIKCLFCKIGAQRQQRQGAQNCHCIDEHQLHSIISSQEFPSLVSRELKEVSSTSQVILYLPDGSCHHTGEQVGLRNSSVQDPQSSYLSEQISTKDGRREVTNLTRDPSGVGGQTTQSCVKEQALHVLLSNETVQEKCI